The nucleotide window CGCGGACCGACCCCACAGAGTCCGATGACGACTCCGACGGGTGGCTCATTGTCGCGGGGTTAGTCGGTGCGGTCGTACTCGTCGCCTGGATCGCGAGCCGCCTCGGCGAGGACCAGTAGCGCCGTGCGGCGCCCACATTTTCGGTTGACACATTTCGCGTGAGCACGACACTGACGGCACCCCTAACCGGAGGTGCCGTTCGTGTTCCGTACCGCTGCCGTGTTCCTCGCCGTCGCACTATTGGCCCCGTCGGGACGAGCCGCCGACGCCCCCAAGCCGAACATCGTGCTCATCGTCGCCGACGACCTCGGGTGCTTCGAGTTGGGGTGCTACGGCCAGACCAAGATCAAGACGCCCCACATCGACAAGCTGGCGCAAGGGGGCGCGAAGTTCACGCGGTTCTACTCGGGCAGCCCGGTGTGCGCGCCGTCGCGGTGCGTGCTCATGACCGGCAAGCACTCCGGCCACGCCACCGTCCGCAACAACGTCGAGGCGAAGCCGGAAGGGCAGTTCCCGATCCGCGCCGAGGACGTGACGGTCGCCGACGCGCTCAAGGCGCATGGGTACGCGACCGGCGCGATGGGCAAGTGGGGGCTCGGCATGTTCGACACCGCCGGCAGCCCGCTGAAGCACGGGTTCGACCTGTTCTTCGGGTACAACTGCCAGCGCCACGCCCACAGCCACTACCCGACCTACATCTACCGCAACGACAAGCGCGTCGAGCTGAAGGGGAACGACGGCAAGACCGGGAAGCAGTTCACACAGGACCTTTTCGAAGAAGAAGCGCTGGGGTTCATTGAAGCGAACAAGGCGAAACCGTTCTTCCTGTACCTACCGTTCACGGTGCCGCACGTCGCGGTACAGGTGCCCGAAGACTCGCTCAACGAGTACAAGGGGCAGCTGGGCGACGACCCCGCCTACGACGGGAAAAAGGGCTACCAACCGCACCCGGCCCCGCACGCCGGCTACGCCGCAATGGTCACCCGTATGGACCGCAGCGTCGGCCGCGTCGTCGAGAAGTTGAACGCGCTGGGACTGGAGAAGAACACGCTGGTGCTGTTCACCAGCGACAACGGCCCGACGCACAACGTCGGCGGGGCGGATTCGAGCTTCTTCAACTCTGCGGGCAAGCTGCGCGGGCTGAAGGGGAGCGTGTACGAAGGCGGCATCCGCGTGCCGTTCATCGCGTACCAGCCCGGCACAATTAAAGCAGGGACCGAGTCTGACGCGCCGCTCTACTTCCCCGATGTCCTCCCGACGCTGTGTGCGTTCGCCGGCACAAAGGCCCCGAGTGCGATCGACGGCATCAGCTTCTTGCCGCTGCTGAAGGGTGAGAAGCAGCCAACGCACGACTTCCTGTACTGGGAGTTCTCGGGGTACGGCGGCCAGCAGGCGGTCATTGAAGGCGAATGGAAAGCGGTCCGTCAGGCGCTCGGAATGGGTGGGGTGAAGACGGAACTTTACAACCTCGCCAAAGACCCGTCGGAGAAGGAAGACGTGGCGGCCAAGAATCCCGCGGTCCTCGCCCGGCTCGAAAAGCGGTTGAAGAACGAGCACACGCCGAACTCGAACTTCCCGCTACAAACGATCGACCCGAAAAAGTAGTTCGGTCCGGCGACCGGGTAACCGGTACTGGTGGAACGATACCGCCGGAGCCGCATCGCATCACACGGCAGGATGTCCCCTTCGGAACGGTTTTCGCTTCTCGACGCGGCAACGGCTCCATTTCCTAACCCCGGGCGAGTTCCATGCGGTCGTTCTTCGAGGAGTTCAAGAAGTTCATCCTGCGCGGGAACGTGGTCGATCTGGCGGTCGGCGTCGTGATCGGCACCGCGTTCGGCAAGATCGTCGATTCGCTGGTGCGCGACATCTTCATGCCGATCGTCGGGCTGCTCACCGGCGGGTTCGACGTGTCGGCGCAGTCGGTCACGCTTTACAAGGACGCCAAACTCGCCTGGGGCTCGTTCGCGCAGACGGTCATCACGTTCGTCATCGTCGGGTTCTGCATGTTCCTCGTCGTGAAGGGCATGAACGCACTACACAAGTACGTGCTCAAAGGCGACGAGGGAGCGCCGGTCGTCGAGCCCACCCCCACCGAAAAGCTGCTGACCGAGATCCGCGACCTCCTCAAACAGCAAGCGGCCCCGCCGCCACCGGCGCCGCCCGCGTAACGCGGTTGTAAGGAGCCTCTCAAGTTCACCTTCGCGGAGAGGAGGTCGCGGCTATCATTGCCGTCGGCCGCCCTACCACGCGAAGGAGAACCCGTATGCGCCCACTTCACGCCGCCGTCACACTGGCGGCACTTCTGCTCCCCGCGGCCCCCGGGCTCGCGGCCGACACCCCGGTGAAGAGCCGCATCGTCGGCGTCGACCTCTTCAAGAACGGGCTGGCGATCGTCAAGCGCGAGGCCACGCTCGGCAAAACCGGCACGTACACCATCGACGACGTGCCCCAACCGGTCTACGGCACCTTCTGGATCGACAGCACCACGAGCGTCGATGCAATGCTCCGCATGCGCGACACGGAGGTGCCGGTGTCCGAGGCGCCGCCGGCCCACCTGCAAGACGATCTCGCGGGCAAGAAGGTCACGGTGTTCTTCAAGGGGGAGAAGCGGGCGCCCGCGACTGGTACCGTGGTGAAGTTCAAACCGCCCAAGGGCGAGGAGGGCGCCGCGGGGCGGTTCCTCGTGCTCCAGACCGCGAAGGGGCGCGCCTACATCGAGCCGTCCGAGGTGTCGACGGTCGAGGCCGAAGAGGCCGGGGACACGGTGACCCGCCGGCGCCCGCAGCTCGTGCTCGCGCTGGGCGAAACGGACAAGCCGGAAACCAAGGTGACGATCCGGTACATCGCGCACGGCATCTCGTGGGCGCCGAGCTACCGCATCGACATCAGCGACCCGAAAACGCTGCTCCTGGAGCAGCACGCCGTGATCCGCAACGAGCTGGCCGATCTCACCGGCGCCGAGGTGCGGCTCATCTCCGGATACCCGAGCGTCGAGTACGCGCACGTCCGCTCGCCGCTGTCGCCGCGGACGAGTTGGGCCACCTTCTTCGGCGAGCTGGCGAGCTACCGGGGGCGCGAAATCAACGTACTGGGAAACTCCATCGTGGCGCAGCAGGCGGTCAGTCTCAACGGGCGCCCGGGCGACGGTTGGGGGGCGGTGCCGCTCGCCCTGGGCGCGACGCCAGCGGGCGAGGGCGTGGACCTGCACTACCAGTCGATCGGCAAGCGCACGCTGGCCGACGGCGACACACTCTCGCTGACCGTGGCGAAGGGCAAGAGCGGGTACGAGCGCATCGTGGAGTGGCTGGCACCGGACACGCGCGACGCCTTCGGCCACCCGCAGGACCGCGACGCGCAGGACGAGGTGTGGGACGCGCTGAAGTTCAAGAACCCGCTGTCGTTCCCGATGACCACCGGCCCCGCAGCGGTGACTGCCAACGGCCTCTTCAACGGCCAGCGGACCACGCACTGGGTCAACTCGGGCGAGGAGACGCTGCTGCGGGTGGAGAAGGCGCTGAGCGTGCGCACGCGGGCCGTCGAAAACGAACGGCTCGTGCGCGACGGCAGCGCCCGCGATCTCACCTGGGTGGGTGGCCGGCAGTACCGCAAGGTCGTCGTCGAGGGCGAACTTGTGGCGAGCAACAACCGCAAAGAGCAGATCAAGCTGCTGGTGCGGCGGCGCTTCTCGGGGGAACTGGTGTCCGCGGACGCCGACCCGAAGCAAACGCTTCGTGAGGAGGGCGTGTACTCGGTCAACAAGCGGCAAGAACTCGTGTGGGCGCTCGACCTCAAGGGCGGCGAGGAGAAGAAGCTGAAGTACGTCTATACGGTGCAGATCCCGCAATAACGTCGGAGGCAGCAAGCCCCAAAAAAGAAGTCGAAGAGGATTGGCCGCAAAAAAGCACAAAAGGAAGCAGAAGACGAAAGCAAAAGAGTGAGTTCAAAACACTTCTTTTGCTTTCGTCTTCTGCTTCCTTTTGTGCTTTTTTGCGGCCA belongs to Gemmata obscuriglobus and includes:
- a CDS encoding arylsulfatase; the encoded protein is MFRTAAVFLAVALLAPSGRAADAPKPNIVLIVADDLGCFELGCYGQTKIKTPHIDKLAQGGAKFTRFYSGSPVCAPSRCVLMTGKHSGHATVRNNVEAKPEGQFPIRAEDVTVADALKAHGYATGAMGKWGLGMFDTAGSPLKHGFDLFFGYNCQRHAHSHYPTYIYRNDKRVELKGNDGKTGKQFTQDLFEEEALGFIEANKAKPFFLYLPFTVPHVAVQVPEDSLNEYKGQLGDDPAYDGKKGYQPHPAPHAGYAAMVTRMDRSVGRVVEKLNALGLEKNTLVLFTSDNGPTHNVGGADSSFFNSAGKLRGLKGSVYEGGIRVPFIAYQPGTIKAGTESDAPLYFPDVLPTLCAFAGTKAPSAIDGISFLPLLKGEKQPTHDFLYWEFSGYGGQQAVIEGEWKAVRQALGMGGVKTELYNLAKDPSEKEDVAAKNPAVLARLEKRLKNEHTPNSNFPLQTIDPKK
- the mscL gene encoding large-conductance mechanosensitive channel protein MscL, with amino-acid sequence MRSFFEEFKKFILRGNVVDLAVGVVIGTAFGKIVDSLVRDIFMPIVGLLTGGFDVSAQSVTLYKDAKLAWGSFAQTVITFVIVGFCMFLVVKGMNALHKYVLKGDEGAPVVEPTPTEKLLTEIRDLLKQQAAPPPPAPPA